In the Besnoitia besnoiti strain Bb-Ger1 chromosome XII, whole genome shotgun sequence genome, one interval contains:
- a CDS encoding hypothetical protein (encoded by transcript BESB_022640): MASPAPARSSETEVLESESLKRQHRRDVNCLEDSNRQCRVKALERLSRLFLNNVSSLSPESSRAQRASASSGCPQHAMFCDAKHRVKPVCGCRITPSSCSDQAEERTSYSREELRRFFLTDIYGPCLRLVADATSDSCREAAVNLLRTCIVSLFDEEETILFMSKHRPELGCGRRKDARNASRGTRSYGPALVDTVQSRLSGHPFCEPSEEIRGALLLLLIAILEKAQPRALNGLARDRGSADGCGSIWPEDNQEATNPYPLEGCDSPDVWMKAESNGEVACATETAKLERNDEAKRGLWQVEDTCLDGLTQCALKALADHDPHNKQLSCRLIVLLARCLLDTLTAALAGCLRHQQRKVRWHALDALQYLFAAAPISWNCMADLMTSLSSLVQTEAVPSIRCKICGCVGYWYRALPVRYLKPHMAKMLGALVTCVAAEDANVKSYGVRVLQCIAAPSLRQLKAAAAAAACHERKGPRSDASQTSRLQKRDTDCETDSDSDASDASGDTAVKEKPSSVAFASDRQLLEESWAAAAVDAQPDFGSRTDACKKWFKDRASHALQPEEMLGDEAREAAAHRLMLVAELLNHFAEETVAWVLSADSALWRFSPEPGRSQQSLRTLRVLLDLLPPAALVSQLPAVLAYLCKTCQHVDCCPFAQPHQNHESPPQPARGSSGLLGFLLSLAAGEAAGAGMQEAAQVKERHPGASRGRERTPASAEAKEGEESELEPQSIQLHPGAVVRGNVLDSELAGVPSAMKSYLEVMREVLACAEAVATLVLPPVWLRILSAQMQAEEMFGEPYAQAADERLASSVFARQTPAESQDKKSDRKSGRRGASAEAANSDARADAEVDLQRRGEAPDGGCHGRPKRAEAAVGGVSAVDHSSSLSKKSETSTSRLYPLILLGRMLATVDVPLRGARTRGWWTDGDASFCLDLIGEFVEPTGAHGRRPADSPAAAALADPVTFFGRGACSGACGLASSEAASAAPCEDAALPYAAVCVTSAVRACRNVCRRLWPRVITILLRLRVAANVPASLVDACIQLLSVYSGQPERDMYRAYLAAFIEADRRMTPPPTSAGEAPADCAAAPVSSLIAPWTPSDPRRMILLHVLQQLRVSASTGATASGACAAGPAWTIRPNALGKQTHPEARPEAHLEARPDAGEEQEPAGASHRASSGSPSLSPCAGTESRSLRRERASAHARDAADTRGGRVGEVLSHWGYGGGELELEPPQSDAAKPLTTAPSEEWLRGLFAILERQARPEDVAPAVRVDVFAIVFELFANAEIATRCSLKYSSFVVDAIIQPNLRWRPGEAHAKLRNAALASLSAVLATLTAATQAPAGCEPDSPRACEDASGHPRVSAEKLEDAQTECRRLRETAGLPELLERLLPCLLSCLDDDGQPDTRMLTANILARLFSQMQRAVLKDRALCAGASSPSAASRGESPHSAGTARSDAARSTSSTRSRAGGATKKGERGGSGDATGEDPRSAQDYMSLCASLYAPLLQRLDDARNCVRLAAARALGEMLGLLLALKDQWRGTPSPQAPADGQEKAEALELGKEREPCTPREGEGLASDSALRKESHAVEAGESRLDETPAARLQGGEDCQQQKEDDDDARSQKWRWSCLEFLVKGLVTFVDEKDEELAKSVIQALEIAGRLEPALLLRESKATIGQSLCRGRYEALAEFAARLLKQDTVSRRRHCDA; encoded by the exons ATGGCGTCGCCGGCACCAGCACGGTCTTCAGAGACAGAGGTCCTTGAATCGGAAAGCCTGAAGAGACAACACAGGAGGGACGTCAACTGTCTCGAGGACAGCAACCGCCAGTGCCGCGTTAAAGCGTTAGAGCGTCTTTCTCGCTTGTTCCTGAACAACGTGTCTTCTTTGAGTCCTGAGAGTTCGAGGGCTCAACGCGCGAGCGCTTCTTCCGGATGTCCACAACATGCCATGTTCTGCGATGCAAAACATCGAGTCAAACCGGTGTGCGGCTGTAGGATTACCCcgtcgagctgcagcgaccaggcagaagaaagaaCGTCTTATTCAAGAGAAgagctccgccgcttctTTTTGACCGACATCTACGGCCCGTGTCTGAGACTCGTCGCCGACGCAACGTCGGACAGTTGCAGGGAAGCAGCAGTGAATCTGCTGCGGACGTGCATCGTTTCCCTCTTCGATGAGGAAGAAACCATTCTATTCATGTCCAAGCACCGGCCCGAGCTCGGCTGTGGCAGACGGAAGGACGCGCGGAATGCCAGCAGAGGGACTCGATCATATGGCCCGGCTCTCGTTGACACAGTTCAAAGCAGACTGAGTGGACACCCTTTTTGTGAGCCCAGTGAAGAAATACGAGGGGCACTCTTGCTTTTGTTGATAGCCATTCTCGAAAAGGCGCAACCGCGAGCTCTGAACGGACTTGCGAGAGACCGAGGCTCAGCGGATGGCTGTGGCTCCATCTGGCCTGAGGACAATCAGGAAGCGACGAATCCGTACCCGTTGGAAGGGTGCGACAGTCCCGATGTTTGGATGAAGGCCGAAAGTAACGGAGAGGTAGCGTGTGCGACAGAGACGGCCAAACTCGAGAGGAATGATGAGGCGAAACGAGGACTCTGGCAAGTCGAAGACACTTGCCTGGACGGTCTTACCCAGTGCGCCCTCAAGGCACTGGCGGACCACGATCCACACAACAAGCAACTTTCTTGCCGACTAATTGTTCTGCTTGCAAGATGT CTCCTTGACACGCTTACAGCGGCGTTGGCTGGCTGTTTACGTCACCAGCAGCGGAAAGTACGCTGG CACGCCCTCGACGCTCTGCAGTACCTCtttgccgcagcgccgatTAGCTGGAATTGCATGGCAGACCTGATGAcgagtctctcctcgctcgttCAGACGGAGGCCGTCCCGTCTATCAG GTGTAAGATCTGCGGCTGCGTTGGCTACTGGTACCGGGCGCTGCCCGTGCGCTACCTGAAGCCGCACATGGCGAAGATGCTGGGGGCCCTAGTGACGTGCGTAGCTGCCGAAGATGCAAACGTGAAGAGCTACGGAGTGCGTGTGCTGCAG TGCATCGCAgctccctctctgcgccaactgaaggctgccgcagcagctgcagcttgCCACGAACGGAAGGGCCCTCGAAGCGACGCCAGCCAGACCTCGAGGCTGCAAAAGCGAGACACAGACTGCGAAACCGATTCCGACTccgacgcgagcgacgccagcggcgacaCCGCCGTGAAGGAGAAGCCCAGCAGCGTGGCTTTTGCCAGCGACCGTCAACTCCTGGAGGAAAGCtgggccgctgcagctgtcgATGCGCAGCCGGACTTCGGCTCGCGGACGGACGCATGCAAGAAGTGGTTCAAAGACCGAGCCTCTCACGCGCTTCAGCCGGAAGAGATGCTAGGTGACGAGGCTagggaagcggcggcgcatcgCCTCATGCTCGTGGCGGAACTGCTGAATCACTTCGCAGAGGAAACTGTCGCGTGG GTCCTCTCTGCTGACTCAGCTctctggcgcttctcgcctgaGCCGGGCCGTTCGCAGCAGAGCTTGCGGACGCTGCGCGTTCTGCTCGACCTCCTCCCTCCCGCAGCCCTGGTTTCCCAGCTgcccgccgtcctcgcgtACCTCTGCAAGACTTGCCAACACGTCGACTGCTGCCCCttcgcgcagccgcaccaGAACCAcgagtctccgccgcagcccgcccgcggctcctcAGGCCTGCTAGGCTTcttgctgtctctcgcggccggcgaggcggctggcgcggGGATGCAGGAAGCTGCCCAGGTCAAGGAGAGACACCCAGGCGCAAGCAGAGGGCGCGAACGGACGCCTGCGTCGGCAGAGGcaaaggagggcgaggagagtgAACTTGAACCCCAGTCGATCCAACTCCATCCTGGTGCGGTGGTACGGGGCAACGTCCTCGACAGCGAGCTCGCGGGCGTGCCCAGTGCCATGAAAAGCTACCTGGAAGTCATGCGAGAGGtgcttgcatgcgcagaggccgTGGCCACGCTGGTGCTGCCGCCTGTCTGGCTTCGCATTCTCTCCGCGCAAATGCAAGCGGAGGAGATGTTTGGGGAGCCGTACGCCcaggccgccgacgagagACTCGCGAGCTCCGTTTTCGCACGCCAAACACCCGCGGAGTCTCAGGACAAGAAGAGCGACAGGaaaagcggaagacgcggagcctcagcggaagcggcgaattctgacgcgcgcgcggacgcagaggtAGACCTCcagcgtcgcggcgaggcgccagacgGAGGATGCCACGGACGCCCCAAgcgtgcggaggcggcggtggGGGGGGTGTCCGCAGTCGACCACAGCTCTAGCCTTTCGAAGAAATCCGAGACAAGCACCAGCCGCCTGTATCCTCTGATTCTGCTCGGCCGCATGCTCGCCACTGTCGACGTCCCgctccgaggcgcgcggaccCGGGGCTGGTGGACCGACGGAGATGCGTCCTTCTGTCTGGACCTGATTGGCGAGTTCGTCGAGCCGACGGGCGCTCACGGGAGGAGGCCTGCTgactcgcccgccgccgctgcgctcgccgaccCTGTAACGTTCTTCGGTcgaggcgcgtgcagcggcgcttgcggcctcgccagcagcgaggccgcaaGCGCTGCTCCCTGCGAAGACGCTGCGCTGCCCTACGCTGCGGTCTGCGTGACAAGTGCAGTGAGGGCGTGCCGAAATGTTTGCCGACGCCTCTGGCCGCGCGTCATCACCATCCTCCTCAgactccgcgtcgccgccaaCGTGCCCGCGAGCCTCGTCGATGCCTGC ATTCAGCTGCTGTCCGTGTACAGCGGGCAGCCGGAGCGGGACATGTACCGCGCGTATCTGGCGGCGTTCATCGAAGCTGATCGGCGGATGACCCCGCCCCCGACGtctgcgggcgaggcgcccgcggactgcgccgcagcgcccgtcAGCAGCCTCATCGCGCCCTGGACGCCCTCAGATCCTCGGCGCATGATTCTTCTCcacgtgctgcagcagctgcgtgttTCCGCGTCGACCGGTGCGACTGCgtccggcgcctgcgcggccggcCCCGCGTGGACCATTCGCCCGAACGCCCTTGGAAAGCAGACACACCCTGAGGCACGCCCCGAGGCACACCTGGAGGCACGccccgacgccggcgaggagcaggagcccgcgggcgcctcgcacagggccagcagcggctcgccttctctgagCCCTTGCGCCGGCACCGAAAGCCGATCCCTGCGTCGAGAGCGCGCGTCTgcccacgcgcgcgacgcggcggacaCGCGTGGCGGCCGTGTGGGGGAGGTGCTGTCGCACTGGGGTTatggaggcggagagctcGAGCTCGAACCGCCTCAAAGCGATGCCGCGAAACCGCTGACGACCGCACCCTCCGAGGAGTGGCTTCGCGGCCTTTTCGCAATCTtggagcggcaggcgcgtccAGAGGACGTCGCGCCGGCTGTGCGTGTAGACGTCTTCGCCATCGTTTTCGAACTCTTCGCCAACGCAGAGATCGCGACTCGCTGCTCCCT CAAGTACTCGTCTTTTGTCGTCGACGCCATCATTCAACCGAACCTACGGTGGCGGCCCGGCGAAGCACATGCGAAGCTGAGGAAT gccgccctcgcctcgctctccgctgtGCTGGCGACTCTGACCGCGGCGACccaggcgcccgcaggcTGCGAGCCGgattctccgcgcgcgtgcgaggaCGCTTCGGGGCACCCGCGAGTCTCTGCGGAGAAGCTGGAGGACGCCCAGACAGAgtgcaggcgtctgcgggagACCGCGGGGTTGCCGGAGCTTCTCGAGCGGCTCCTGCCGTGCCTGCTGAGCTGCCTGGACGACGACGGGCAGCCCGACACGCGCATGCTCACGGCAAAcatcctcgctcgccttttCAGCCAGATGCAACGAGCGGTGCTGAAGGACCGCGCTctgtgcgccggcgcctcgtcgccgtccgccgcctccaggggCGAGTCGCCACACTCCGCAGGCACGGCtcggagcgacgccgcacgGTCCACGAGCTCCACCcgctcgcgggcgggcggcgcgaccaAGAAGGGGGAaaggggcggcagcggagacgccaccGGCGAAGATCCACGCAGTGCACAAGACTACAtgagcctctgcgcctcgctctacgcgccgctgctccagcgcctcgacgacgcgcggaactgcgtgcgtctcgccgcagcgcgcgcgcttgGGGAGATGCTGGGGCTGCTGCTTGCGCTCAAGGACCAGTGGCGGGggacgccctcgcctcaggcCCCAGCGGATGGCCAGGAGAAAGCGGAAGCGCTTGAACTCGGGAAGGAACGAGAGCCATGCACTCcacgagagggagaaggcctTGCATCAGACAGCGCCCTACGGAAAGAATCTCACGCCGTGGAAGCGGGCGAAAGCCGCCTGGATGAGAcacctgcggcgcgtctgcaaggcggcgaagactgTCAACAGCAGAAAGAGGATGATGACGACGCGCGCAGTCAGAAATGGCGATGGTCCTGTCTCGAGTTTCTGGTGAAGGGACTTGTGACGTTCGTCGATGAAAAGGACGAAGAGCTCGCTAAGTCGGTGATTCAGGCTCTGGAAATCGCCGGCAGACTTGAGCCTGCGCTTCTTCTACGG gagTCTAAGGCAACAATCGGGCAAAGCCTGTGCCGCGGGCGATACGAGGCCCTCGCCGAGTTTGCTGCAAGGCTTCTCAAGCAGGATACCGTCTCGCGACGCCGGCATTGCGATGCATGA
- a CDS encoding PIG-P protein (encoded by transcript BESB_022650), translated as MPPPSASSSPNPACPSSSSPSADAASPDAACASRCETYCACRCVTASPSARARRCGGTPPRASSAAHVRRPAAEFSSFSSSAAPAWACCRSASCRSSPCAPRSRASPPTSSPSVFSASTARLPSCCALTAAAVCASAASPLPSAAASPAVSEELPPRPPSLRRASSASRPDLVDSAADRESRAATDGAQMSTEVYGFVSWIASFAAVLFFFLWAAVPHKYFHRLSINYLIDPYWALAFPVIFLICVATTFFLYTALNLLNTPSLESLDLLPDSSHLAGVPEQAHRTLWRAAAVSSAAVASLASGAEAAPDVSSVRPSPPPRRCQVPVIHDLPPGVVNRILFPLAAAGHGREAAHGSFETEKTPRCRRLIA; from the exons ATGCCGCCTCCTTCAGCGTCCTCCAGCCCGAATCCAGCCTGTccatcttcctcttcgccctccgcagacgccgcctctCCTGACGCTGCCTGTGCCTCCCGCTGCGAAACATATTGCGCATGCCGCTGCGTGACCGCGTCCCCCAGCGcccgggcgcggcgctgcggcggcactccgcctcgcgcctcctctgcagcgcatgTCCGTCGGCCTGCTGCAGAGTTttcctcgttctcttcttcggctgcgcctgcgtgggcGTGCTGCAGGTCTGCCTCCTGCCGTTCGTCGCCGTGCGCACcacgctcgcgcgcgtcgccgcctacttcttcgccctctgtcttctctgcgtccacagcgcgtctgccttcctgctgcgcgctgactgcggcggcagtctgtgcgtctgccgcctctccgctgccgtccgccgcggcttcgccggcCGTTTCCGAGGAGCTtccgccccgcccgccaAGTCTCCGCagggcttcttctgcgtcacGCCCGGATCTGGTCGACTCGGCGGCGGATCGCGAATCACGCGCCGCGACTGACGGCGCGCAGATGTCCACAGAGGTCTACGGCTTCGTCTCCTGGATCGCCTCGTTCGCCgccgttctcttcttctttctgtgGGCCGCAGTCCCCCACAAGTACTTCCACCGGCTCTCCATCAACTACCTCATTGATCC GTACTGGGCGCTTGCGTTTCCGGTCATCTTCTTGATCTGCGTCGCCACGACTTTCTTCCTCTACACGGCGCTCAACCTGTTGAACACGCCCTCTCTGGAGTCTCTCGATCTCCTGCCAG ACTCTTCTCACCTCGCCGGCGTGCCTGAGCAGGCCCACAGGACGCTGTGGCGggctgctgccgtctcgtcggccgccgtcgcAAGTCTGGCttccggcgcggaggcggctccTGATGTGTCTTCAGTGcgtccgtcgcctccgccgcgccgttgTCAGGTCCCTGTTATCCACGATCTGCCGCCTGGCGTCGTGAACAGAATTCTGTTTCCGCTTGCTGCCGCCGGTCacgggcgcgaggctgcgcacgGCAGCTTCGAAACCGAGAAAACGCCTCGATGCCGACGTTTGATTGCGTAA
- a CDS encoding ribosomal RNA large subunit methyltransferase J protein (encoded by transcript BESB_022660), with amino-acid sequence MAGGDQRKKKKGKERLDKFYHLAKEQGYRARSAFKLLQLSQRFNLFQKKCNSVVDLCAAPGGWLQVAAKHCPVASTIIGVDLVPIQPIRGVQTFTGDITLPQTAARIRKLVKVGEVDLVLHDGSPNMGTDWSVDAFNQNVLVLSAAKLASQILCLGGTFVTKVFRSADYAALLYVLQTLFDRVDATKPQASRAVSAEIFLVCRGFKKPQVLDERLFEPRHVFLQAGDDGRADEEEAATRKKRAAAAGEDAEADDDADGEGIFFGTKGGKKGQFAELVRRRAKRHRNGDLLAGLRRVSVDEFFRSKDSTTLLVEQAREIFFQSRVAPTASLAASAPASAPASAAALELEAAVKNHRLTTPEVLACLADVQVLGKAELAALLKWRFRGKKEVFFALGLSTRAPDADARTGEAEAEDEDQAQEGEDADQDEEIDEELTRLHDTVKRREARQQRRAAQKQKQLEMRKKLTRGAFFDAAEGPLDPDLFRFDRKAIDLLEKEKQLVDASLLLTGGEDDDECQRRDRRAQRGGEGEDIAEGSQGESDDDVDDEDLDDVDRMEVELTLAHRLKKQRAKEAAVAGNKKKETRREKVTGEWVEELQAFRNSVQRRAGEALAEKRRAEEEEDDGEEGGDADKEVFDDAPSPAAAAAGKAHTQADRWFSQPMFGSLPSLEGDSTSASQPGAEEEDDFNPVFDSARFAAADAGQRRAKRARDSDDSDSDEEEGDSTPRESEATASEIMRELDDQELPQVPLSEKQQQKKKRAAQAEKERQKKLRKKHSGAHGGLTPPDSEDEDDKTGLRGRHRIEEVPAQQEIQKPSDPDEIAQIQALGALMVQKSTRMDLIDGAYNRYAFNDDALPEWFEEDEKAHTRPELPITKELMREYRQKLLDISRRPIRKVQEARARKKMREQRRLQKVKSQAAAVAESTEFTEAAKARAIDKIARKARRAEGKRDKDYVVSRRVGGGKMAQKKAGKKGDGNNKVKLVDRRLKKDKRAMKAAMKKKGGKRGGFKKRGKGGRK; translated from the exons ATGGCGGGGGGAGACCAGCGCAAAAAGAAGAAGGGCAAGGAGCGCTTGGACAAATTTTACCACTTGGCCAAGGAGCAAGGCTACCGCGCGCGTAGTGCGttcaagctgctgcagctcagTCAGCGGTTCAACCTCTTCCAGAAGAAATGCAACAGTGTCGTCgacctctgcgccgcgcctggaggTTGGCTCCAGGTCGCCGCCAAGCACTGCCCGGTCGCCAGCACCATCATCGGTGTCGACCTCGTCCCCATCCAGCCCATCCGCGGCGTGCAGACTTTCACCGGAGACATCACCTTGCCGCAGACTGCGGCGCGAATCCGAAAGCTCGTCAAG GTCGGGGAGGTGGATCTGGTGCTTCACGATGGCTCACCCAACATGGGTACCGACTGGAGCGTGGACGCGTTCAATCAGAACGTCTTGGTGCTTTCTGCGGCGAAGCTCGCGTCGCAGATTCTCTGTTTGGGGGGGACGTTCGTGACCAAGGTCTTCCGCTCTGCAGACtacgcggcgcttctctacgtgctgcagacgctctTTGATCGCGTCGACGCAACCAAGCCGCAGGCAAGTCGCGCGGTCTCCGCAGAGATtttcctcgtctgccgcggcttcAAGAAGCCGCAGGTGCTCGACGAGCGCCTCTTCGAGCCGCGCCACGTCTTCCTccaggcaggcgacgacggcagagcggacgaggaggaggcggcgacccgcaagaagcgcgcggcggcggccggagaggacgcggaggctgaCGATGACGCCGACGGAGAGGGGATCTTCTTCGGCACCAAGGGCGGCAAGAAAGGCCAGTTCGCCGAgctcgtgcgccgccgcgccaagCGCCACCGGAACGGCGACCTGCtggcggggctgcgccgcgtctccgtcgacGAGTTCTTCCGCTCGAAGGACTCCACGACGCTTCTCGTGGAACAGGCGCGCGAAATCTTCTTCCAGTCGCGGGTCGCTCCGACCGcgtccctcgccgcctccgcgcccgcctccgcacccgcctccgcggcggcgctggagctcgaggcggcggtgAAAAATCACCGCTTGACTACGCCCGAGGTGCTCGCCTGTCTGGCGGACGTCCAGGTGCTGGGCAAGGCTgagctcgccgccctcctcaaGTGGCGCTTCCGAGGGAAGAAGGaagtcttcttcgccctcgggctcagcacgcgcgcgcccgacgccgacgcgcgcaccggcgaagcagaagccgaagacgaagaccAAGCGCAAGAAGGTGAAGACGCGGATCAAGACGAGGAAATCGACGAG GAGCTGACGCGTCTGCATGACACCGTAAAAcgccgggaggcgcgccagcagaggcgggcggcgcagaagcagaagcagTTGGAGATGCGCAAGAAGCTGACTCGGGGCGCGTTCTTTGACGCCGCCGAGGGTCCGCTGGATCCGGATCTTTTCCGCTTCGATCGAAAGGCCATCGACCTCCTGGAGAAGGAAAAGCAGCTCGTGGACGCCTCCCTGCTGCTgaccggcggcgaggacgacgacgagtgccagcggcgcgacagaaGGGCACagcggggcggcgagggagaggacatCGCGGAGGGCTCTCAGGGGGAGAGCGACGATGACGTTGACGATGAAGACCTCGATGACGTCGATCG AATGGAAGTTGAGCTGACGCTTGCGCACCGACTCAAGAAACAGCgtgcgaaggaggcggccgtcgcgggcaacaagaagaaggagacgcgcagagaaaaagtcACGGGCGAGTGGGTAGAAGAGCTGCAGGCCTTCCGCAACTCCGttcagcgccgcgctggcgaggccctcgccgagaagcgacgcgcagaggaagaagaggacgacggcgaagagggcggcgacgccgacaaGGAGGTGTTCGATG ATGCTCcatcgcccgcggccgcggccgctggaaAGGCACACACTCAAGCCGATCGTTGGTTTTCGCAGCCCATGTTTGGCAGTCTGCCGTCGCTCGAGGGCGACTCCACGTCCGCGTCGCAGCCgggagcagaggaggaagatgacTTCAACCCCGTTTTCGACAGCGCGCggttcgctgcggcggacgccgggcagcgccgcgcgaagcgggCGAGAGACTCAGATGACAGCGActcagacgaggaggaaggagactCCACTCCacgggagagcgaggccaCAGCGAGCGAAATCATGCGCGAACTCGACGACCAGGAACTCCCTCAGGTCCCGCTCtcagagaagcagcagcagaagaaaaaacgcgccgcccaggccgagaaggagagacagaagaagctTAGGAAAAAGCACAGCGGAGCTCACGGCGGACTCACGCCGCCTGActcggaggacgaagacgacaaaACAGGCCTGCGAGGAAGACACAG AATTGAGGAGGTTCCCGCTCAGCAGGAGATCCAGAAGCCTTCGGATCCAGACGAAATTGCGCAGATTCAGGCCCTCGGTGCCCTCATGGTTCAGAAGTCGACGCGCATGGATCTGATCGACGGCGCCTACAACCGCTACGCGTTcaacgacgacgcgctgccTGAGTG GttcgaggaagacgagaaggcgcacacgcggccAGAACTGCCGATCACGAAGGAGCTCATGCGCGAATACCGTCAGAAGCTGCTGGACATCAGCCGGCGACCCATCCGAAAG GTGcaagaggcccgcgcgcggaagaagatgagagagcagcggcggctgcagaagGTGAAGAGtcaggctgcggcggtggCGGAGTCGACGGAATTCACGGAGGCTGCCAAGGCCCGAGCCATCGATAAGATCGCTCGCAAGGCGCGACGCG CCGAAGGCAAGCGCGACAAGGACTACGTGgtttcgcggcgcgtcggcggcggcaagatggcgcagaagaaggccgGCAAGAAGGGCGATGGAAACAACAAGGTGAAGCTCGTGGATCGGCGCTTGAAGAAGGACAAGCGCGCGATGAAGGCCGCCATGAAAAAGAAGGGCGGCAAGCGCGGCGGATTCAAAAAGAGGGGAAAGGGCGGACGAAAGTAA
- a CDS encoding hypothetical protein (encoded by transcript BESB_022670), whose product MTVAAPCPAGRRPGDTHPFPHHPRVSQSPSSLSPFPPASPLSASSSSSSGTARGMAGNSPAFSSSLPARAASCGSLKSSMDAFAASQFSAPSLPAAAAGGAPSVLAGGALRQGDYSELGATARGRAPRSLRASLPDGRRRLLLVAAEARRFAHAAAAFAADHARVSLRDESWRGEGAPQAEAARHEPQMCSREDAQRLGGECGASQEEDADEDAVVSRAKAIQLLLALRAAQVTVEETLAWITEGEDGRAPLAAEIAFCEQTLEALQEAGEALLRVPLLAHLGVPLYAASGEAEPTPPKDVQPLAVASEVAEGEAPFELTDAVLELWAAEGLSTDDEEDRGREAARAAPASLEEAHSELGSAATAEEIRGDRAKEPEHALSKAESGSMLVGPRDIRPAAPAFYVSAPAQTRHPADAARVERQALLAPAASRRGAHGSMRLRRRHQGTSKGARAGGTGGLAEGKGKEEEGLEQELLDFAHVMKEEATRYGEVIQRDRDRLQRTGEAQQRHLDRTHVAVKDTKSLIYGTGFGFFYAMILLVIGCILFTLVVSFILFTPG is encoded by the exons ATGaccgtcgcggcgccttgTCCCGCTGGGCGCCGCCCGGGAGACACACATCCCTTTCCGCATCATCCGCGGGTCAGTCAGTCTccgtcttccctctctccgtttccgcctgcgtctccgctctctgcgtcttcgtcttcttcttccggcACCGCGCGGGGCATGGCGGGGAACTCGCCCgcgttctcctcttctcttccaGCTCGGGCTGCTTCGTGCGGCTCGCTGAAGTCCTCGATGGATGCGTTTGCCGCGTCTCAGTTTTCTGCGCCCAGcttgcctgcggcggccgctggcggcgctccctCAGTTTTGGCTGGAGGAGCACTTCGACAGGGCGACTACTCCGAGCTGGGGGCCACCGcccgaggacgcgcgccgcggagtctccgcgcctcgctgcctgacgggcgacggagactcCTTCTGGTCGCCGCTGAGGCCCGAAGattcgcgcatgcagcagcagccttcGCAGCCGATCATGCGCGAGTCtcgctgcgcgacgagagCTGGAGAggggaaggcgcgccgcaagcagaggccgcgcgtcaTGAGCCGCAAATGTGCTCCCGTGAAGACGCGCAAAGGCTTGGAGGAGAATGCGGAGCTTCgcaagaagaggacgcggatgAAGATGCGGTTGTCTCCCGCGCGAAGGCCATCCAg CTTCTGCTCGCTCTCCGAGCCGCACAAGTGACTGTCGAGGAGACACTGGCGTGGATAACCGAGGGTGAAGACGGccgggcgcctctcgccgcagagaTTGCATTCTGCG AACAAActctcgaggcgctgcaggaggctggcgaggctctgctgcgcgttcCGCTCCTCGCTCACCTCGGGGTGCCTCTCTACGCTGCctcgggcgaggcggagcccACGCCTCCAAAGGATGTGCAGCCGTTGGCTGTCGCTTCGGAGGTCGCTGAAGGAGAGGCGCCATTCGAATTGACCGACGCAGTTCTGGAGCTCTGGGCGGCGGAAGGTCTGAgcacagacgacgaggaggatcGAGGCCGAGAGGCTGCAAGAGCCGCGCCTGCTAGTCTTGAAGAGGCACACAGCGAGCTGGGTTCGGCAGCGACAGCTGAAGAAATTAGAGGTGACCGCGCAAAAGAGCCTGAGCATGCCCTATCTAAAGCAGAAAGCGGCAGCATGCTTGTAGGTCCTCGGGATATCCGGCCTGCTGCTCCTGCCTTCTACGTCAGCGCTCCAGCGCAGACCCGTCAtcctgcagacgcggcgcgggtcGAACGCCAGGCTCTTTTAGCGCCCGCCGCAagtcgacgcggcgcgcacggCAGCATGCGGCTTCGGCGGAGGCACCAGGGGACCTCAAAAGGGGCGAGGGCCGGCGGGACGGGCGGTTTAGCAGAAGGAAAAggcaaagaggaggagggactGGAACAGGAACTTCTTGATTTTGCACACGTGATGAAAGAAGAAGCAACCCGTTACGGCGAAGTCATCCAGCGGGATCGCGACCGCCTCCAGCGcacaggcgaggcgcagcaacGCCACTTGGACAGGACGCATGTTGCGGTCAAAGACACAAAGAGCTTGATTTACGGTACTGGTTTCGGCTTCTTCTACGCCATGATTCTACTCGTCATAGGTTGCATCCTTTTTACTCTTGTCGTCTCCTTCATTCTCTTTACTCCAGGGTGA